From the Candidatus Delongbacteria bacterium genome, the window CGCCGCTATCGGCTGGGCCAGTACGAGAGCGCGGCCACGCTCTTCGAGGAACTGGCGCTGGACGACGTGGAGCTGGCGGAGAGTTACGGCGGGCTGGGCTGGTCGCGCCTGCACCTGCTGAATCCCGCCGGGGCGCGGCAGGCCTTCCAGAGCAGCCTGGTGGGCGACGCCGACTGGCTGGACTCGCGCGCCGGCGAACTCTTCGCCCTGCGCGACGCCGGGGCCGCGGCCGACGTGCTGCTGAACCGGGCGCGCTCCATGCTGCAGGCCGGGCCCGCCTGGCGCTTCCAGCACGAGCAAAGCGTTGACTGGCAGGACGTCCGCGTGCTGACGGCCCAGGTCTTCTACTACACCCAGCGCTTCGATTCCTGCTTGACCCAGTGCCTGGCTGTGGACAACTCCATCGCCCTGACCCGGGGCGACACCTTAAGCTGGCAGGGGGCTCCCACCTTCGAGACGGCCCTGCTGCGCGAAGTGGAGCGCCTGGGTGAATGGGTGGCGAACTGAGCCCGGCGGTTTTTCGGGTTTGAATTGGAATGACTTTTGCAAACTTGCCGCCGATCAGCCCAGGCTGATGGGTATTTCACGATTTCCCGGCAAAAGGCGCTGGACGGCTGTCTGAAGGTTCAGACCTTCCGTAAACATTTCGGCCCCACAGACCCGGGCACCTCAGACTTGGCCTGGACCATAACCGGAGGATGGCATGAGGAATCTGCTGCTAGGATTGGTCTGTGCGAGCAGTCTCCTGGGTGGGACGGCGCAAGCGGCGACAAACGACATCATTGAGCTCGGCGTGGGGATCCGCTATTTGTTCGACAGCGGGTTCTACAAGGCCGACAACAAGGATGTGGACTACGATACGGACGTGTTCCCCCTGGTCGGGGACCAGGCCATGGGCTTTGGACTGAACACGGCCCTGGGGCACCGCTTCGATTCCCGCAAGGGGCCCTTCGAAGTGCTGATCAAGTACAACTACAGCACCAGCCCGGCGGACGACAAGTCCGTCGACTTCACCACCAGCGCGGGCAGCTTCACGGCCAACGTGGAAGGGTCGCTGGACCAGCACGACCTGCTGCTGGCCTTCCGCCTGCCCGCCACGCTGATGCCCCTGCCGGTGCTGAACTCCAAGTACCTCTACTACGACCTGGGCATGGGCGTCAGCACCCTGTCCTACGACTATGAGCTGAAGAGCCTGGGCGTGACCCTGGCCGAAGGCACCACGACCCGCAGCGGGCTGGCTTTCAACCTGGGCGTGGGTGCCCGCATCCCCCTGAGCGAGACCTGGACCTTCAAGGCGGGCGCGGACGTGGTCCTGAGCAAGATCCAGGACATCGAGGACAACACGGGCGCCGTGATCCACTACGCCCCCAAAGCCCATGGCATGCGTCTGCAGGTGGGACTCGTTCACTACTTTGAGTCCCTGTTCTAGACGCCTCGCATGCGCCGATTCCAGGGCCGGCATCCGGGGATGTCGGCCCTTTTTCATTCCAATCCCGGGAGCGGCAGATGATCCTCTCCGCGCGCTGGCTGCGGTTCCGCGCTGGCGCTTTCCGGCGCCTGTCCCTTGTGCTGGCCCTGGTTCTGCTGACGGCGGGCTGCGGGAAGCCCAAGGCCCCGGCGGGCGACTGGCCGCTGGGCTTCCACCTGGACATGCCGGCCGCCTTCCAGGCCACCAGCCTGGTGCGGCCCAACGGGGAGGCCACGCTCTACCTGCTGAGCGGCGACGAACCCGATCTGGCCCGCCTGACCGTGCGCAAGCGCTTGCGGCGGCTGGAACTGCTGGATCATCTGGCCGAGGAACTGGATCTGGGCGGCACGCCGCTTCTGCTGGAGGAGGGCGAGACCTTCGACGTGAAGGCCGTGAATGCCGAGGGCTTGGGCCGCACGCTGCTGATCCAGCCCTTTCCATTGATGGACAGCACGCTCGTGCTGCTCTACGACGTGCGCGTCTTCAACCGCGGCGCTTTCGCCTGGACCTTCATCTGGCAGCAGGAGCCGGCGGACAGCGCGGGCTACCGGGACTATCAGACCCGGCTGCAGGGCCTGATCTTCCAGGAGGACTCCGCCGAACTGCCGGAGGCCGAGCCAGCCGAGGAGTCGGACAGCCTGGACGCGCCCGCGGGAGCCACGCCCTGATGGCTCGCGTGCTGGGACTGGATTACGGGACCGTGCGGGTGGGCGTGGCCGTGGGCGACGAGCAGGTCGGGCTGGCCCGGCCGCTGGTGACCCTGGAGGCGCGCGCGGGTCTGCTGCAGCGGCTGCGTGAACTCGTGCAGCGCGAGGGCGTGAGCCGCATCGTGTTGGGCCGGCCGCTGCGGGCCCGGGGCGAACCCGGCACGCTGGACGGGGAGATCCTGCACCTGGCGGACGTGCTGCGTCGCGAGGGTCTGGAGGTCGTCTTCCAGGACGAAGGCGGCAGCAGCCAGCGGGCCGCCGAACTGCTGCGCGTCAACCAGTCCCGGCGCGGCGTGCGCGGCGCCCGGGACACTCGGCGCAGCCGCCAGGACGGCGAACTCGACCGCACGGCCGCGGCCCTGCTGCTGCAGGAATACCTGGATTCCCTGGCGGATCCGGCCGGGCTGCCGGAAGGCGGCGCCGCGTGAACCTCCGCAATCTGTGGCTTCGGCACTGGCCTTCCCTGGCCTGCGGCCTGCTGGCGGCCCTGGCCTTTCCCCCCTCGCCCGCCTGGATCCTGGCTTTCCTGGCGCTGCCCCTCCTGTTCCGACGCTTCGAAGAGGGCGGCGGCTTCGGCGCGGCCTTCCTGGCGGGGCTGGTGTATCACAGCCTGGTGGTCCACTGGATCGGTCTGAACTCCGACCCGCCACCCCTCTTGGCCCGGCTGAGCGCCGCGGGGGCCGTGGTCTGGCTCTCCCTGCTCTGGGGCCTCTGCGGCTGGATCCTGCTCCGCCTGCTGCGGCGGCTGGGCCCCGCGGCCCTCTGGGTCTTCGGTCCGCTGCTGGTCAGCGTGGACTGGCTGGTGGAAGGCACGGAGATGGGCTTTCCCTGGACCCTGCTGGGCGCCACCCAGGTGGACAATCCGCTGCTCCGGCCGCTGGCGGCGCTGGGTGGCATGCACGCCATGACCCTGGCTCTCGTGCTGGGGGCCACGCTGCTCTACCGGCTGCTGGGATCCCACGGGCGCGCGCGCGGCGCCTGGCTGGGGCTGGCGCTCTGGCTGGCGCTGGTGCCGCTGCTGGGCCGGCTGTCCCAACTGGGGACCCAGGAGCGCGGCGGCGAGCTGGCCGTGCTGCTCGTGCAGGGCGACGTGGACCCGGAGGAGAAATGGGAACTCCCCTGGGTGGACACGGTGCTCAAGCACCTGGACCTGACCCGCCAGGCCCTGGAGGCCGGCGCGCGGCCGGAACTGGTGATCTGGCCGGAGACGGCCGTGCCCACCAAGCTGCGGCGGCGTCCGCAACTGGTGGAGCTGCTGGCCGAGTTCTGCCGCGAGAACCACCTGGCCCTGCTGACCGGCGCCAACGACGACGAGCCCGGGCTGGCCGCCGATCGTCGGCCCTACAACGGCAGCTTCCTGATCACGGAGGCCGGCATCGTGGACCAGTACCACAAGGTGCGGCTGGTGCCCTTCGGCGAGCGGGTGCCCGGCCAGCGCTTCCTGCCCGGCCTGGGCGAAATCAACATGGGTCAGGCCGAGTTCGCCCCGGGCCTGCGCCAAGAGGCCGGCCGCCTGCCGCGCGCCGGCGGGGACAGCCTGCGCTTCGGCTGGAGCATCTGCTTCGAGGGCAACTTCGCCTCCCTGGCCCGCCGGATGGTGCGGGACGGCGCGCAGCTGCTCACCAACCAGACCAACGACGCCTGGTTCGGCACCAGCCTCGAGTTGGACCAGCACCTGGCCATCGCCCGCCTGCGCGCCGTGGAGACCGGCCGCTGGCTGGTGCGGGCCTGCAACAACGGCTACAGCGCCGCCGTGGACCCGACCGGCCGCGTGGTGCGCCAGCTGCCCAAGGGCGAGCTGGGCACGCTGTCAGTGCGCATTCCGCTGATTACGGGGGAGACCTTCTTCACCCGCGCCGGCGACCTGCTGCCCCGACTCTGTCTGCTGCTGGCCTCGTGGGCCGTGCTGCTGGCGCTGTTCATCCGGCCCGGACGCTCCCGGTGAAGGCCGCGCTGTTCACAGCGGGCCTGCTGTTTACAGCGGGCCTGCTGCTGGCCGTGGGCTTGGCGCACGCGGAGGACCGCTGGCTGCCGGCCGCGCCCGCCCGGGTGCGCGCCCTGGGCGGCTGTTTCGCCGCGCTCAGCACGCCGGACGACGCCCACCTCTTCAATCCCGCCGGACTGGCCCAGCTGGGACGACGCCCGGGCTTCAAGCTGGCCCTGGACGGTTCCGCCGCCTGGATCCGGCCGCGGGCGCAGGCGGACGACTGGGACTGGGCACCGCTGCTGCCCGCCCTGCTGCCCGTGCGCCGGCTGGAGTGGCGGGGCCGGCACCTGAGCCTGGCCCTGACTCCGGCGGAGTGGCATCCCGGCGCGACGGATTCCCTGGCCCGGAGCTACGACGTGGCCCGGCCGCCCTCGGGCGAATTGACCCCCTCCCTCACGGTGGCGCTGGCCCTGGATCAGCGCGTGCGGCTGGGCGTCGCGGCCACGGGCCTGCTGGACGCCGGGCACGACCGGCGCCGGGTGGGCGTGGCCTACGGCGCGGTCATCCGCGCCAATCGGATCATGGACGTGGGGGCCCAGGCCCTCTATCAGCCCGTGGGCGCCCTGGAGACCCGCAGCGCCCTGGACCAGCTGGGCGACGGCAGCATCAACGTGGGCCTGGCCTGCTATCCCTGGGGTCGCGACGAGGGCGGGCGCCGGGGTCCGGCGCTGCTGGCCCTGGACGTGCGCAACGTCACCCAGGAGAGCAGCCTGGCCGGCCGGCAGGAGCTGCATCTGGGCGTGGAAGGCCGCCTGCCCGCGGGGCTGGACCTGCGGGGCGGCGTCTACTGGCCCAACCGCGGCACGGACAGCCAGGGCTTCCCCTGCGTGGGCGGCGGACTGGGCTGGGCGCTGGACCTGCCGCTGGGCGGCCTCCAGGTCGACGTGGCCTGGCTGCAGGATCCCGCCCGGCGCGCGGACCACATCTGGACGGGCGGGCTGCGATGGCCGCGCTGAATCCCCAGCATCGGGCCGCGGGTTGGATTGCTACCTTCGCTGCAGGTTTGCGGGCGGCTGTGCCCGCCTGGGAAGCGGACAGCCTGCTGCGCGCGCCCCTGCCGACGACGGACAGTCTGGCGGTCGCCGACAGCCTGTCCCGGGGCGCCGCCGGTCTGGCGCTGGATCTGCTGCTGATCCTGGCCGGCGCCCTGCTGCTGGCCCTGCTGTTTCACCGACGATCTTCGTGAGGAGTGTTTGATGTTCAAATCCTGCCGCCTCCTGCTGCTGCCGGGCTTCCTGCTGGTCTTCATCGCCTGCAGCCAGCAGCCCCGCGAGCTGGATCCCGTGGACCAGGTCATGGCGCGGGCCATGCGCTCCTTCGAGAAGGGCCGCTTCGTGGACGCGCTGGACCGCTTCACGCGGATGAGCCTGAACTACGCCGGCAGCTCGCTGATGGACTCCGTGCGCTACATGGAGGCCGAGTGCCAGTACCAGTTGAACGAGTACCTGCTGGCGGCGGACCTCTACCAGGAGCTGATCACGCGCTATCCCACCAGCCCGCTGGTGGACGAGGCCCGGCTGCGCACGGCGGACTGCTGGTTCGAGCTCTCCCCGCACTACGCCCTGGACCAGACCTACACCATCCGCGCCATCGACGAGTACCAGGGTCTGCTGGACGACTACGCCGACAGCCCCCACCGCGCCTTGGCCGAGGAGCGCATCTCGGCCTGCCGCCACAAGCTGGCGCTCAAGGATCTGCGCAGCGCCGAGCTCTACGTGCGGATGGAGCAGTGGCCGGCCGCGCTGCTCTACCTCAACGACGTGCTGGAGACCTGGTATGACCAGCCCGACGTGATGGAGCGCGCGCTCTACTTCAAGGGGATCACCCAGCTGCGCATGAAGCGGCTGGCCGACGCCCGCGCCTCGCTGGAGGAATACCTGGCGACCTGGCCCGACGGCGAGCACGCCGCGGCGGTCCGCCAGGAACTGTCCAACCTGCAGTAGCCGGAGCGGCTGTGTCACGGATCATCGTCTTCGGCGGGACCTTCGACCCCGTGCACGCGGGGCACCTGGCCCTGGCCGAATTCGCCCAGGAGGAGACCGGGGCGCCCTGCGTCCTGCTGCTGCCCGCCGCCCGCAGTCCGCTGCGGGATGAGGCCGGCGCCAGCTTCGGGCAGCGCGTGGCCATGCTGCGGCTGGCCACGGCGGACACGGACTTCGTGGTGGACGAGCGCGAGGGCCTGCGGCCCGCGCCCAGCTACACGGTGGACACGCTGGAAGAGCTGCACGCGGAGCTGGCCCGACCGCTGGCCCTGCTCATCGGCGGCGACCAGCTGGCCCGCTTCCGCGAGTGGCGGAACTGGGAGCGCATCCTGGAGCTGGCCGAACTGCTGGTGGTGAACCGGCCGGGCTGGACCTGCCCGCCGGACGCCGTGCCCCACCGGGCGCTGAGCTGGCCGGGGATGGAGCTGTCCGCCAGCTGGCTGCGCCAGCGCCTGGCCGCCGGCCGGCGCTGCCGTCACCTGTTGCCGCCCGGCGTGGGCGAATACATCGAACGGGAAGGATGCTACCGGTGAAGCGACCCCTGGCCCTGTGTGCGACGATCCTCCTGGCCCTGGCCCTCTCCCTGGGGGCGGCGGAGCCGTGGAGCGGCCGGCCGCTGGAGCCGGGCGCCGGGCGGCCGGGCACCCCGTCGCGGCAGACCGACGAGGGCCCCTTCCTGCAGGTGGGGCTGGACGGCCCGCCGGCCTGGTACTGGCCCGATCTGCCCGGCACGGAGGTGACCTACCGCGTGGCCCTGGAAGTCCCGGACGGCCGGGCGCTGCACGGGCTGCTGGTGGGTCTGGCGGGCTCGCGCCACGACTCGCTGACCATGACCATGCTGCAGCTGATCGTGCGCAACCCGGCGGGGCAGGCCCTGCTGGACAGCGCGCAGATCTTCCTGCGCGGCTCGGAGGATCTGGACACCCTGCTGCTGGGCGCCGACCTGTCCCTTGACGGCCTGGACACGGTGCTGGTGGATCTGGTGCGCGCCCAGCCCTGGAGTCCCGTCTGGGTCACGGCGGACGACGACTGCCTGCCGGGCAACCGCTCCTGGATCCGGGTGCCCGCCCTCTCCGCCGACTTCCAGCCCCTGGAGCGCGACCTCAACGTCCGGCTGCTCTTCCAGCGGCCGGAGGCGGACCTGAACCCACCGGCCCTGCACGCGCCGCGCGAGCTGAGCTGCCATCCCTCCCGGAACAGCCTGCCGCTGCGCGTGCGCGTCCGCGAGGAGAGCGGCGTGGACACCGTCCGGGTGCTGTCCCCGCTCCTGCCCGGCGGTGAGCTGGGCCTGAGCCGGCTGGGCCGCTCCGGCATCGACGCGGATTGGGAGGAGTGGGGCGCCGGGCTGCCCGCCTCCCTCCTGCTGGCCGACGGCCTGGCCCAGGAACTGCAGCTGCGGGCGCGGGATCTGGCGGGCAACGAGACGCTGCAATCCCTGTGGTTGCGGCCGGACGAGGCCTGGACCTGGGATGCCGGAACCGGCCGCGCGGACCAGAGCTGGCAACCGGGCTGGCCCATCGCCCCGGGCAGCGTGCTGGCCGTGCCCGTGGAGCTGGGCGCCGCCGCCCAGGCCCACGGTCTCACCGCCATGGTGGTCACGGGCGCGCGCGTGCACGTGCGCGGCTTCGATCACGAGCCGCCCGCGGCGGATTCCCTGCGCCTGCGGCTGGTGGTGGCGGAGGGCGCGGCGCCGCCCCTGCCCGGCAGCGGCGGGTGGGACGAGTTGGCTCCACTGCAGACGGTGGGCTGGACAGGCGCCTGCCCGGGCGGGCTGGAGGCCCGTTTCCAGCTGAACGAGATCGGCGTCGGCCAGGGCCAGCGGGTCTGGCTGCTGCTGGACTACTCCCACGTCTCACAAGTGCTGCTGCCCACGGCCCCGCTGTTGGAGTGGTTCGCCCCCGGCGAGACGGCCGCGGAGCTGGACGTGGGCGCCTGTTCCTGGACCTACCGGCCGCTGGAGAACAGCTGGGCCCGGATCCCCGCCGGCCGCCTGCGCGTGGACGCGCTGCTGGAGCCGCTGGACTGCGACCGCGGCCTGCCCTTCGTGGCGGACTTCGACGCCACCTTCCCGGACCTCGAGTGCTGGACGCGCACGGACCTGGGCACGGCCACGGATCCGGGCTGGCAGAGCTCGGCCGTGGCGGAAGCCAACGGCAGCTCGGTGGGCAGCCACTGCTTCTTTCCCGATCCGGCGGGGACCTTCGTTCCGCCCGGCCTGCAGACGGACCCCGCCGGCCTGACCCGCGGCGAGTTCCTGTTCGTCAACTCGGATCTGCAGGGCGATGCCCAGATCCAGACGGACAGCCTGTTCACACCCTGGCTGATCTATTCCAGCGGCGCCGTCCTGGGATTCTCCACGCTGGCGGGCGGCGCGGGCGGCGACATGTGCCGCGTGCTGCTGCAGACGCGCAGCGGGGACCAGGAGGAACCGTGGTCCGAACTGCTGTCGGATGACGTGGCGACGGACTCGCTCTACGTGCCCGGCACGGTCAGTTTCTGCGGGGTGCCCCACGGCCTGTGGACCCGGGTGGAGCGCGAACTGGCGCCGACGGGCACGGGCGGCGAACTGCGCCTCTGCTTCGCGTATCACGGCAACTACGGCAACGGCTGGTCCCTGGACAGCATCCGCGTGGACCCGGCACCGCCCGCGTCCGGCCCCTTCGACGGGCCACCCATGAAATCGGCGGAGCTGGGGCGGATCCATCCCAACCCCTTCAACCCCGAGACCGTGATTCCCTACCGCCTGCGCGAACCCGGCGCCGTGCGGCTGGAGGTCTACAACATCCGCGGCCAGCGCGTGGCCGTGCTGCTGGACGAAGCCTTCCGCCGCGCCGGCGAGTACCGCGCCGTCTTCCGTCCCGGCCAGCTGGCCAGCGGCGTCTACCTGGCGCGCCTGGAGGCGGCGGGAGTGGTGGACGTGCGCCGGCTGGTCTATCTGAAATGAGCGACAGCGTGCCCATCCTGCATCTGAAACGGGACATGGAACGCCGCGTGCGCGGCGGCCATCCGTGGATCTTCTCCAATGAAATCGCCCAATTGCCCGCGGGCCTCGTCCCCGGTGACCTGGTGGAAGTGCGCGACCAGAAGGAACGCCCGCTGGGGCAGGGCTTCTGGAGCCGCGGCAGCCTGATCGCCGTGCGCATGACGGGCCCCGGCGGCGGCGAGCCCGGCAGCGTGGACTGGTTCCGCGAGCGCATCCGGCGCGCCGCGGCCCGCCGCGCGCACCTGGATCGAGACACCTGCCGCATCGTGTTCGCGGAATCCGACGACCTGCCCGGGCTGATCGTGGACCGCTATGGCGACGTGCTGAGCGTGCAGTGTCTCACGCAGGGCCTGGAGCGCCGCCGGGGCGAGCTGGCCGCGGCGCTGGGCGAATTGTTCGCGCCACGCGCCCTGCACTTCGACGGGAGCTCGGCCTTCCGCGAGCTGGAAGGATTGCCGCGCAGCCGCGAGTGGTGGACGCCCGCCGGCACGGGCTGGAACGTCACGCCCGCCGAGGAGCTGGACGCGAGCGCCCTGCAACCGGTGGAGCTGGACGGCCTGCGCCTGGAGCTGGATTTCCGCTCCGTGCAGAAGGGCGGGCTCTTCCTGGATCAGGTGGAGAACTGGAGCCGCGCCGCGGCGCTGGGCCGGGGCGGAGCCGTGCTGGACATCTGCTGCTACCACGGCGGCTGGGGCCTGCAGGCCGCCCGCGCCGGGGCCACACGCGTGGACTTCATCGACCGCAGCGCGAGCGCGCTGGACCGCGTGACCCGCAACCTGGAGCTGAACGAGCTGGCCGATCTGCCCGGCGAGCGCATTTGCGCCCCGGCCCTGGACGGCATCCGCAGCCTCTTGCGCCACAGCCGGCGCTACCGGCTGGTGGTGGTGGATCCGCCGGCCTTCATCAAGAGCAAGCGTCACTTCGCCGAGGGTCGGCAGGGCTATATCGACCTGAACCGGATGGCCATGGCCCTGGTGGAGGACGGCGGCTTCCTGGCCTCCTGCTCCTGCAGCCACCAGATGGGCGTGGACAATTTCCGCGAGGTGCTGCGCCTGGCGGCCGGGCGGGCGGGCTGCCGCCTGCGCATCCTGGGCCAGCTGGGCCAGGGCCAGGATCATCCGCAACTGCCCCAGGTGCTGGAGACCGGCTATCTGAAGGGCTTCCTCCTGCAGGTGGAGCGGGAGGCCCATGCCTGAGCTGCCCGGCGCGACCCTGTTCACCGACGGCGCCTGCTCGGGCAACCCCGGCCCCGGCGGCTGGGCCTGCCTGATCCGCTCGGCGGAGGGCGAGCTGGAGCTGAGCGGCGGCGAGACCGCCACCACCAACAACCGGATGGAGATGCTGGCCGCGCTGCGCGGCCTGGAGGAGTTGTCGGAGCCCAGCCGCGTGGAGCTGTGGACGGACAGCCAGTATCTGCGCAACGGCATTACCAGCTGGATCCACGGCTGGATGCGCAAGGGCTGGCGGACCTCGTCCGGCGAGCCGGTGAAGAACGAGGATCTCTGGCGCGCCCTCTGGGATCAAACCCAGTTTCACGAAGTCGACTGGCGCTGGGTGCGGGGGCATGCTGGAAATGCCGATAACGAGCGCTGCGACCGCCTGGCCGTGGCCGCCGTGGCCCGGGCCCGGCGGGGTGTGACGGCCCTGCAGCGTGGAACTGGAACGGGAAACCCGCCCATGAAGAACGATGCACCGAGCATGACGGCAGTGGCCCCCGTGGCCCGGACCCGGAAAAGTGCGCCTACCAAAGGCGCGACCCCTGTCCCGGCACCCGTCCCCGATCTGTTCGATGGGGAGCGCACGGCCGAGAAGGGTCGCAACCTGGAACTCAAGCTGCCCTGCCAGGCCCTGGACGAGGTCAAACGCCGGGCCGGCACCCTGGGCGGCAAGCTGGACGGGCGTCTCACCCAGGACGACCAGTTCTACACCTGCGCCGACGGCACGCGGCTCAAGTTGCGCCGGGAGATCCGCCACCTGCCGGACGGCCAGGCCCTGCCCCATGCGGAGCTGATCCGCTACTTGCGCGAGGACACCGGTGACGCCCGCGTCTCCGATTACGAGCGCACGCCCGTGGCCGATCCCGACGCCCTGCACGCGGAGCTGAGCCGCGTCCACGGGCTGGGTCCGCACGTGCGCAAGGGTCGCGAACTGGTGCTGCTGGGCCGCACGCGCCTGCACCTGGACGCCGTGGCCGGTCTGGGCACCTTCGTGGAATTGGAATTGGTGCTGCGCGAGGGCGAAGAGCCCGCCGCGGCCCGGGCGGAGTTGGAGCGGATCATCCGCGGCCTGGGCCTCTACGGTGTGCCGGCCGAGCCGCGCGCCTACGCCGACCTGCTGCGGGACAAACTGGGGCGGTAGCTCCCCTCAGATCATCAACACAGAGACACAGAGACGCAGAGACACGGAGTTGTGGGGTTTTCTGCCGCCGTTGTGTCCCCGCGTTCAACAAGTGTCCACCTCAATTCCCTTGTCCATACCAGTCGACCCGCCGGGTGAAGTACATGGCCGCGGCCAGCACGGCCAGCAGACCCAGGCTCCCCATCAGCAGCGCGTAGTCCTCCAGCTGCAGCACGAGGTAGAGGTAGCCGTGCAGCGTGGCCAGCAGGGCGCCCACGATCCACATGAAGCCCGTGCCGCCCACGGCAGCGCGCGAGTAGCCGGCCACCAGGACCGTGATACAACCCGCCGCGAGCAGGTAGGCCAGACCGAACGCGAGGTGTTCGCCCAGCGCCAGCAGCAGCAGGTAGAAGAGCAGCGTGGCCAGGCCCACCAGCAGGTACTGGATGGGATGGACGCTGCGCCGGCTGGTGGTCTCCGTCAGGAAGAAGGCGGCGAAGGTGAACACCAGGAAGAGCACGGCGTACTTGGCCACGCGCGTCGCCTGCTGGTAGACGTCCTTGGCGTCGTAGAGGCGCACGCCGAAGGCCGCGTTGGCCAGTTCCGCGTTGGGGGCCTGTAGCACCTGGGGAAAGTTGCGGTTCAGGTCCAGCACCTGCCAGCGGGCCGTGAAGCCGGCCTTGTCGATCTGCGACTCGGCGGGCAGGAAGCCGCCGCTGAAACTGGGATCGGGCCACGGCGCGCCCAGCGTCAGGCGCGTGGTGCGGCCAACGGGGCTGACCAGCAGCTCTTCGCTGCCGTTGAGTTCGAGCTTGAGCAAGAAGCTGTCCTGGCCCGCGCCGCCCGGCGGCAGCAGGGCCCGCACGCCGGAGGCCGCCAGGCCCGGACCGCTGAGTCCAGGATCCACGCGACAGTCCTGGCCGTTGTAGCGGGCCTCGATCCGCTCGGCCACGCCGCCCAGATCCGAGATTCCCAGCTCCAGCACGGCTTCCTTCCACAGCACGTCTTCGGGTGCCACGCCGGGCAGCACCAGCTCGGCGGGATCGAAGCGGCCCGCCAGCTCCAAACTGGCCCGGTAGAAGACGGCCTCGAACAAGCCGCGCCGCCGGCGCTCGGGGGCCAGCTGGCCCTGCACGTTCAGCTCGCTGGGCAGCAGGTGGACGATCCGCCGCGTGACCGCGGTCTGCCCCGGCACCCGCTGCAGCACGGGGATGGCCAGCGCGGGCCCGATGATGGTCTGGCGGTCGCCCCACTTGGCCCGCATCTCCAGCAGCGCCTCGTCCCGGCGCTGGCTGCGCTCGCGGACCAGTTCGCCCAACATAGTGGCGGGAATCAGCAGGAGCAGGATGAGCGCGCC encodes:
- a CDS encoding class IV adenylate cyclase; the protein is MTAVAPVARTRKSAPTKGATPVPAPVPDLFDGERTAEKGRNLELKLPCQALDEVKRRAGTLGGKLDGRLTQDDQFYTCADGTRLKLRREIRHLPDGQALPHAELIRYLREDTGDARVSDYERTPVADPDALHAELSRVHGLGPHVRKGRELVLLGRTRLHLDAVAGLGTFVELELVLREGEEPAAARAELERIIRGLGLYGVPAEPRAYADLLRDKLGR
- the creD gene encoding cell envelope integrity protein CreD, encoding MLPTDPLARLGQSLRQSATFRLLGIGALILLLLIPATMLGELVRERSQRRDEALLEMRAKWGDRQTIIGPALAIPVLQRVPGQTAVTRRIVHLLPSELNVQGQLAPERRRRGLFEAVFYRASLELAGRFDPAELVLPGVAPEDVLWKEAVLELGISDLGGVAERIEARYNGQDCRVDPGLSGPGLAASGVRALLPPGGAGQDSFLLKLELNGSEELLVSPVGRTTRLTLGAPWPDPSFSGGFLPAESQIDKAGFTARWQVLDLNRNFPQVLQAPNAELANAAFGVRLYDAKDVYQQATRVAKYAVLFLVFTFAAFFLTETTSRRSVHPIQYLLVGLATLLFYLLLLALGEHLAFGLAYLLAAGCITVLVAGYSRAAVGGTGFMWIVGALLATLHGYLYLVLQLEDYALLMGSLGLLAVLAAAMYFTRRVDWYGQGN